Proteins encoded in a region of the Oncorhynchus clarkii lewisi isolate Uvic-CL-2024 chromosome 18, UVic_Ocla_1.0, whole genome shotgun sequence genome:
- the LOC139372915 gene encoding transmembrane protein 39A-like: protein MPGGRRGPSRQQLSRSALPSLQTLVGGSLGNGLRNRSSNCVGLSAPPLSALITPEPVRHYRIPDLPLDSSLLFEFLLFLYLLVALFVQYINIYRTVWWYPYSHPAASTSLNFHLMDYHLAIFITVMLARRLVWTIVSEASQTSPCSLVRYVVLIAARLSLLTLCGWVLCWTLVNLFKNHSVLNLLFLGYPFGVYVPLCCFHQESRAQPVPSDCGYSDQDLSHGPFFRPKDFLALLRENLREQFTTPGHIPHHTCPQPPSPELIRSEVEELRSDFNRRIKEVLFNSLFSAYYVAFLPLCFVKSTQYYDMRWSCEHLIMVWINAFVMLMSQLLPPSYCDLLHRSAAHLGRWQKLEHGFYSNAPQHVWSESTVWPQGVLVRHSRSLYKAVGPYNVALPSDVSHARFYFLFHKPLRILNLLIWIESSVVLYQLYSLLRSDSWNHTLSLGLILFCNYYVLFKLLRDRIVLGKAYSYPVTSSTGSSTNNSTATNGLGLKSQ from the exons ATGCCCGGGGGCCGCAGGGGGCCAAGTAGACAACAGCTGAGCCGCTCTGCTCTGCCCTCCCTGCAGACTCTGGTGGGGGGCAGCCTCGGCAACGGACTCAGAAACAG GAGCAGTAACTGTGTGGGTCTCTCTGCCCCGCCCCTCTCGGCCCTCATCACGCCGGAACCCGTCCGTCACTACCGGATCCCTGACCTCCCATTGGACAGCAGCCTGCTGTTTGAGTTCCTGCTCTTCCTCTACCTGCTGGTGGCGCtgtttgttcagtatattaatatCTACAGGACTGTGTGGTGGTACCCTTATAGTCACCCTGCTGCCTCCACCTCTCTG AACTTCCATCTGATGGACTACCACCTGGCTATCTTCATCACAGTGATGCTGGCCAGGAGACTGGTGTGGACTATAGTGTCAGAG GCGTCTCAGACCAGTCCATGTTCCTTGGTGCGGTACGTGGTTCTGATCGCAGCACGGCTCAGCCTCCTCACTCTGTGTGGCTGGGTTCTCTGTTGGACCCTGGTCAACCTGTTCAAGAACCACTCGGTGCTCAACCTGCTCTTCCTTGGATACCC GTTTGGGGTGTATGTTCCCCTGTGTTGCTTCCATCAGGAGAGTAGGGCCCAGCCAGTGCCTTCAGACTGTGGTTACTCAGACCAGGACCTGTCCCATGGGCCCTTCTTCAg gCCTAAGGACTTCCTAGCATTACTAAGGGAGAACCTGAGAGAGCAGTTTACCACTCCAGGCCACATCCCCCACCACACCTGTCCCCAGCCCCCGTCTCCAGAACTCATCCGCAGCGAGGTGGAGGAACTCCGGAGCGACTTCAACCGTCGCATCAAGGAAGTCCTCTTCAACTCCCTCTTCAGCGCTTACTACGTAGCCTTCCTCCCCCTCTGCTTCGTCAAG agTACCCAGTACTATGACATGCGCTGGTCCTGTGAGCACCTGATCATGGTGTGGATCAATGCATTTGTGATGCTGATGAGCCAGCTGTTACCTCCCAGCTACTGTGACCTGCTGCACCGCTCTGCAGCCCACCTGGGGCGCTGGCAGAAGCTGGAGCACGGCTTCTACAGCAACGCGCCACAGCACGT GTGGTCTGAGAGTACAGTCTGGCCCCAGGGGGTGTTGGTACGTCACAGTCGTAGCCTGTACAAGGCTGTAGGACCCTACAACGTGGCCCTGCCCTCAGACGTCTCCCACGCTAGGTTTTAC TTCCTTTTCCACAAGCCGTTGCGGATCCTGAACCTGTTAATCTGGATCGAGTCCAGCGTAGTCCTGTACCAGTTGTACTCCCTGCTCCGCTCTGACAGCTGGAACCACACCCTGTCCCTGGGCCTCATCCTGTTCTGTAACTACTACGTCCTCTTCAAGCTGCTCCGGGACCGCATCGTGCTGGGCAAGGCCTACTCCTACCCTGTTACCTCCAGTACCGGGTCCAGCACCAACAACAGCACCGCCACCAACGGCCTGGGGCTCAAGTCCCAGTGA
- the LOC139372916 gene encoding serine protease 23-like yields the protein MQTKRKWGEALRGSPSSMTSFPSIPSPLPLLSLFLLLSIPPVAPIQPQWPQQRVPVVLPQVTEDRPAPHFQADARLDVASPCDPECHKKALPPSYWDLRSILSYETLHSNGRLTETAVGIYGYTARTQTTPALPSRRKRQIFGHDGRFSIVGQDFLLNYPFSAAVKLSTGCSGTLVGDRHVLTAAHCVHDGKNYVKGAQKLRVGFLKPKQRDSPNPASATNASNTHPSPPDKMKFQWIRAKRTHVPKGWIKGNGNDIGMDYDYALLELKKAHKRRHMKLGVSPPAKQLPGRRVQFSGYDNDRPGQLVYRFCRAGEETPDLLYQHCDAQPGASGSGIYARMWDRRRRRWERKVIGVFSGHQWVDRDGASQEFNVAVRVTPLKYAQICYWIKGNYVDCREG from the exons ATGCAAACCAAGCGTAAGTGGGGAGAAGCGCTCCGTGG gTCTCCCTCCTCTATGACCTCTTTTCCCTCCATCCcatccccccttcccctcctctccctcttcctcctcctctccatccctccagtgGCTCCTATCCAGCCCCAATGGCCCCAGCAACGCGTCCCTGTGGTCTTACCCCAGGTGACAGAGGACCGACCCGCCCCTCACTTCCAGGCTGACGCCCGATTGGACGTCGCCTCCCCATGTGACCCAGAATGTCACAAGAAGGCTCTTCCCCCCAGCTACTGGGACCTGCGTAGCATCCTGTCATACGAGACACTCCATAGCAACGGTCGCCTCACGGAAACCGCCGTGGGGATCTACGGGTACACTGCCCGCACCCAGACCACGCCGGCACTGCCTTCCCGACGCAAACGTCAGATCTTTGGCCATGACGGGCGTTTCAGCATTGTAGGGCAAGACTTCCTGTTGAACTACCCATTCTCTGCAGCGGTCAAGCTGTCCACCGGGTGTTCCGGAACACTGGTGGGCGACCGGCACGTTCTGACCGCCGCCCACTGCGTCCACGACGGGAAGAACTACGTGAAGGGGGCGCAAAAGCTCCGGGTGGGTTTCCTGAAGCCAAAGCAGCGTGACTCTCCCAATCCGGCCTCTGCCACCAATGCATCCAACACCCATCCATCACCCCCAGATAAGATGAAGTTCCAGTGGATTCGTGCCAAGCGCACCCACGTGCCCAAAGGCTGGATCAAGGGCAACGGCAACGACATCGGAATGGACTACGACTACGCCTTGTTAGAGCTCAAGAAGGCCCACAAACGACGCCACATGAAGCTGGGCGTCTCCCCGCCGGCGAAGCAGCTGCCCGGGCGCAGGGTCCAATTCTCCGGCTATGACAACGACCGGCCGGGCCAGCTGGTCTACCGGTTCTGCCGGGCTGGAGAGGAGACGCCAGACCTGCTCTACCAGCACTGTGACGCCCAGCCCGGGGCCAGCGGCTCGGGGATCTACGCTCGTATGTGGGACCGGAGGAGGCGGCGCTGGGAGAGGAAGGTGATCGGGGTGTTCTCAGGGCACCAGTGGGTGGATCGAGACGGGGCGTCGCAAGAGTTTAACGTGGCGGTGAGGGTGACGCCTCTGAAATACGCCCAGATCTGCTACTGGATCAAAGGAAACTATGTAGACTGCCgagaaggatga